From the genome of Thermoanaerobaculales bacterium:
GCCCCAGCGTCAACTACATAAAGCACCGACCCTGCGCCCAGTCGGATCACCTCGTGCAGCACGAGCATCACGCCATAGTAGGCCTTACCGAGAAAGCCGTGGTGTTTCTCCCAATAGGCGAATCTGGCCTTCTGCATCTCAAGGTAGAAGCGTATGGGGGCAATTGACGAACTCCCCTCCCCGAGGTGGATCGCTTCCGATGCTGGAGAGAACACAACGCGCCACTGATTGTCATGAAAGCGCTTGCACCAATCGCAGTCTTCCGAGTAGATGAAGAACCGCTCATCGAGCAAGCCCACCTGGTCGACGGCCTCACGTCGGACGAACCAGAAACATCCACTCAGCATCTGCACATCAGTCGGGCCGCTGTAGTTCCGTTCAACTCCGAGAATCCGTCCAAGAAACCCAGACTTCCGAACTACTCCCAACGGCAGAACGGCATCGCACAAGGCGCCCCGCGGGTTCGGAAGGTCTCCGCACGACACCTGCGGGGTTCCGTCAGGTCCGAGAATCCTAGGGCCCGCAATCCCGATGTCAGGCTGCTTGTCAAGAAGCTCTTTGAGGGCTTCGATGCACCCCGGCATTATCACCACGTCAGAATTGATGAGACTGATGTAGCGACCGTGGCACTCCCGGATTCCGATGTTGCTCGCCCGTGCGAACCCAAGGTTCTCACCGTTCACGATCAGTTTTACTCGAGGGAACTCCCCACGCACGGCCTCGACGCTTCCATCACTGGAGCCATTGTCTACAACGATAGTCTCGACTCGCAGAGACCCGCAGTGATCTTCGATGGATCGCAGCAGACCCACCAGGAGGTCCCTCGTGTTCCAGTTGACGATGACTATCGATACGTCACACATGAGTCACGTCGAACGCACCGGTCGATCGTCCATCCCTACGCTCCGCTGCAAAAGCCACATGTCATACAGCCAACCCGCCACACCTTGGACCGGCATGACACCCCATACGTCAGACACGCACGTGCAGCACCGCCCATGCCCCGTCAACGCATCCTCTTGAACCTCTCCGACGGCAAGAGTGAACGGATCTCCCCTCTTTCCTCGCCCGATAACCCAAACCACAGGCAAGTACATACGAACAGCATGTAGACGGCGAACGAACCCACCAACAACACGAGCGTCTCCATCCTCCCTGTCGGCACCGGCAGAACAAACGCTGTGACGTACCAAAGAACGGCGATCGATCCTACGATCATGAGAACAGGCCCGAACCATCTCCTCACAATACCGCCATAATTGACGGCAAACAACCGCTTCATCACGTGCGCCATAAAGACAAGACCCAGCACCTCCCCAATCAGCTGACCAGACAACAATCCAGCATACCCATGGAGGCGAGCCAAGGCGGTCCCAAAACCCACAAAACATCCGAACCGAATCACGATCCACAGAATATCGTAAACTCGTTTTCCACTGGACCGATATATGATCATGTGATGACGCGCAAGCAAGCTAGATATCCCCGCCCCAGAAAGAAGAAACATGCTGGACATAAACAGGTCGCTCTTTTGACCCGTCCATGCCCACAAGATCTGATCGCCGTAAAACGATACAAACAGCATCAGCGGGAGTGCCGTGAACAAGAGGAAATTGAAGGAGTTGGCAAACAGCGCCTCGTATCTCGACCGCTCACCTCTCGTCAGCACGTAGGCGCTGCCTGACAGCAAAGGAAGCAGAAGCGCTTCGCCCGCGATGCTCGCCAGGGTAATCAACCTGGTTGCCGCTGCATAGAGGCCAGAAATGCTCGCTCCGCTATATCGCATCACCAGTGCGGGCACGAGAGTCAGATACAGCATCTCGAGCGCCCCCACCAATTGGAATGACCCAGCGAAAGCAACCAGCTCTCTTAGAACCCCCGTCGACACGTACCTTGGAGCCAGCACCACCTCCGGGAGTATCTTCCTCGCGAAGTACACCGACGACAGGACACGCCCGACTTCGCATACACCGTACGGCAGCGCGAGAGCCCAGAGCCTGTAACCCTTGAGGAGTAGCGCGACCACCAAAATCGACTCGACTATTAACCAGACGATAGCGATCTTCTTCGTAACGTCCAGACGATGCGCGCCAGCAATGACAGCGTCATAAGCCGCGGCAATGTTCGAAATGATGATGACTATGATCAAGAACCTGAACGCCATTGAAAACGTTACAGAATACTCGGCAGGAACATTCAGAAACCGCAGAATGTCTTCTGTGAATACCAGAAACGGCAGACTCACAAGCAGCGTCATCACCACGACCATGACGGTACCCGTAGTCAACAATCTGCTCGCTTTCTCATAATCGCCCGTGGCAGTCGCGTCCGATACGTATTTCTGAAACGCTGCGCTAATCCCTCCAATGCCGAACCGTGGATAGTTTGTGACGCTGAGGAGCAGGTTCCATACGCCAAACCCGTCAAGTCCCATGTAGCCAATGATCAATGGTGCCAACAGCGTCTTGATCAGGACATTGGCGACTTTGTGGGAGACATTGAATGCAGTACTTGTGACAATACTTGATTTCAAGTCGACGCTAGACATGTTCCGAAACTCTCTGAGGTTCTCCCAACATTAACCTGCGACGATGTCGCCGCGACGACCCGCTACAGAATTCTTCAGTCTCCGCGTGTGCGATCCTCAGTGTTCGGAAGGAGCTGGCGAGTGTTGCGTCCTCCACGAGTTCACCCGTCAGATTCCACGACTCTCATAGATGACACGGCTCTCATTGTACCGTGGCTCGCCGGCGTCATTGAGGGGGGCAGCGAGCCTCTTCCCCTCACCGTCACTGCGCGCCGAGGCTGCGAATCGACCACAATGGCGGTCGGGTGTCACTGGTTCCGGACCGTTGAGTTCACGCGCCCGTGTACACAATCCCAGATTCGCTGGCGGGGGCGAGAAGCGTGTTTCTTGGGGCCGGACAGGGAATCATCGGCGGACTCGCGCGCGCCAACCGGTCAACGCCGATGCGTGCTGCATTCGACCGCAGTCAGGGCGCATATGCCGCATTCGGGTTCACGGCCCTGGGGAGACTGGTCCGATGCCGGGAACGACTGTCACTGGGGAGGGGGTTCGTGAGTTGTTGCTGCGTCGACGTATTCCGGAAAGCGAGTCAGGAGGATCGGGATCAGGCGACGAGCAATGCAGGTGGCCACTTCCTTCGAGCCGGCTACGGTATAGTGGACGGAGTCGTAGTAGTAAAGAGAACTTCTCGGCATGTCGGCAGCCAGGTCGACGACCGGCACATCACATTCCATGCCGATCCGCCTGGTAACATCGTTGTACGATTCGAGTATCTTCCAGTGGGCGTAGCCAGACAGTCCCTCGACCTGTAACGCAGCCAGGTCGAGATGTGTCACCGGGTCTACCCCGGGTCCGAACAAGGTGGGTTGAGTGATGAAGACCGGAAAGACACCGGCTGCTGCGCATGAAGAGATCAGGCGGCGAAGCCTCTTCTCATAGAGCGGCAGGTACCTCTGGGAGTGTTCGGCAATCATCGCATCCAGATTCGATTCCGGGTACACCGTCGTTTTCAGAGACGTCCAATCCAGAACTTCGTGCGGGAGCCCGAGGAATCGAGCCCTGCCGACCCGATACAGGTTGAGAAGCAGGGACCCCAGTTCACTGTGAGCGGAAAGCGACTTCGCAAACGCCCTGAATGAGGAGAAGAGGATGCGGCCCCTGACGCGTGACGCTTCAAAGCCCGTTACTCCCGTGTTGGCAACCTCGTTTTGGCCGATGAGGAACAAAACGACCTTCGGCCGGATTCGGGCGATGTAATCGTCCATCAGCACGACGTGGCCGAACGTCGAATGGCCTTCGAAGCCCGCATTGTTGATCCATACCCTCGGAAACTGCGGCTTGAGCAGGTCAGCCAACACGGCGGGCCAGTCATCTCCGTCCGGCAGGTACACGCATTCGGTGGTGCTTCCGCCGACGGCGATCACCGAGAGCGTCGCCTCGAAGTCCTCGGATGGGATTTCTGGGCCTCTGAAACCCAAGCTGTTCTTCGTGTGCACGATTTCCGCGGGAATCCCGGGGATGTCCCTGTTAAAGAGGATGTACCTCTTGTCAACTGGGAGCACAACTTTGTCCCCTCTGATTCGCGATTCAAGTGGATTGTGAACCCGCAGGACGAGCTCGATCACGAGGCATCCGATCACGAACCCAAGTGTCAGCGCTGCGAGCCTTTTGAGATGCCTCTTCACAGCACCCTTATCCAAGGAACAGACCAGACAGTCATCATAGCAGTGAATCCTGCAAATCTGCATATCACGTGCGAGCGCTCCGTCGGTCTTCAGGGCGATGCTGTTGGCAATTGAGCACTCGGCTCGCGCGAGGTCAAGCACACGGATCCGCGGGCTGGATGAGCGCTGAGGCAGCCGCGCGAAGGATGGCCTATGCGTACTGCTTCTTCACGAAACTCAACTGACCGATCGTTGCGTGAACGATCCTCTGCAGCGCTCTGGGCATCAACGCGAGCGTCTTTCCGAACCACCAATGAAGGTGGGCCGGAGAATCGGGCCATGCACCGGCCATCAGCCTGGCTTCCTCGAAGTGGCCGGTGGCGACCGCCTTGGCTGTGAGACGGAAAAGGCTGTGGCTTCGAAACCTCGCGTACGACCGCCACCTCGGATTGGATCTGTCTTCGGCAGCAGTCAGCTTCTGCCAGACCATCCGTCGCATCTGGATGCTCAACCCGAGGTTCTTGCGATTGCTGCCCGGTATGTCGACCCGGTAGCAACATGTGGGCTCGTCGATGTAGCCAAACGTTGATCTCAGGGCCCACCTGATCCAGAACTCCATATCTTGGGCGATGCGAAAGGTCTCGTCGAATCCTCCCAGCTGCGGGATCAGTCCCCTTCGGAACACCGCCCCACAGGTTATCGGAAACGTCCGATTGTGTTTTGGAAAGTCGAAGAAATCGTCTATCACGCCGCTGCCCGCTCGGCCCAGGACCTCGCCGGGCCGCATCCCCAACTCCCTCTTCCCGTCGTCTCTGACGAAGAAGTAGTTCGTCGCCACCAGCGAGCATTCTGGGTGTTCCTGCAAGAACCGTGTCGCAAGCTCAAGGTGGTTCCTCTCGTACCAGTCGTCGGCATCGAGGAGGGCGATGTACTCGCCGCGAGCTGCGTTGATGCCGAGGTTGCGCGCGTGGCTCGGCCCCTTGTTCCCCAGGGTCGGCGCGGTGTCCGCTCGAGTGAGCATGCTGATGCGGGGGTCTCGGTACCCTTGCACCTCTCGGCGAGTGTTGTCCCTCGAGCCGTCATCGACGACAATCAGCTCCCACGACGGCAAGCTCTGACGGATGACGCTGTCGATCGCCTCGGCGATCCAGCGCTCCGCGTTGTACGCGGGCATCACCACGGTCACCAGGGGCGCGGATTTCCCTTGTGTGGGTCTACCTTCAATCACTGCAACCTCTCTCCGGCTCCCGGCAAATCCGCAGATGAGGGCTCGGCCATGCCTCCCCCCTCCTGGGCGGCATTACCAGCATACACATTATCCTCCAACACTCGCCGGTAGATGCCGGCGAGGCGTTGCCCATGGCGGCTCCACAGGTACTCCTCCGCTCTCATCGAAGCACCTCGGGACAACGTATCGAGTCTCTCTGGATGCTGTGCCAACGAGATGAGGGCATCGGAAAGGTCGTCCACTACTTGCCCGGGCCTGGCGACCGGGATCTTCACCCCGCACGCTGGGGTGACGATGTCTCCAGCTCCTTGATGGTCGAGGCAGACGACCGGCACTCCCCTGCTCAGCGCTTCGAGCACGACGGTGCCGGCTGTGTCGCGAAGACTGGTGAACACCAGGAGATCGGCCCAGTCATACTGCGCCATCGCCTCAGGTAACGATAACCACCCCAGCCACCGACAATGCGATTCAATTCCCTGTATCCGGGCCAGACGTTTCCACCGATTCTCAAGTGGTCCGTCTCCGAGGATCCTGAGCTCGTACGGTATCGATGCGGGCACCTTCTTCAGCGCGGCGATCAGCAAATGGAGAGCCTTGTGCGCTTTGAACTCCCCACTCCAGAGCAGTTTCAGTGTGCCGCTCGCATTCCCGCGCGGTCCCCTGTCCTTGACCGATCGCACTCCGATCTCGAGGAACAGCTCCGGGGTGACGCCGTGAACTCGTGCGAAGTCCCGTTGGTTCTGAGAGTTGGCGGCCATGATGACCGCGGCCCGCTTCGCCGCAGCTCTCACCGAGCGGCTGAACCGGAGTTGCGCGCGGTTGACGATGCTCCTGGTGAGCTCACGAGCTGCCCCAGGCCAACCGGCCCCTCTGAGGAACCGCCAGGGATAGTCCTGCGTGCCCCCGACCGGGCCCCACACGAAGGGAGGCGGCAGCTTCCAGAGATACCCTGGCTCCCTGAACCCGCACATGTTTGCCTGGTGCGTGAGGTCGAACCCTACGCGCCGGTGAAGCTCCAGTGCCGCACGATACGCCCGCCGATGCCAGAGATTGTACCCGACGTAGTAGAGACCTGGGATTCGGCCGAGAAGACTCTCAAATCGCGTCTTCGCCACGAAACGGAAGTGCAAGCCAGGTAGCGGGCCGTGCTCACGCTCGAAACGGCGAATATCCGGCTCGAACTCGCCCTGCTCACAGATCACCCAGGTGTCAAAGTGCTTCGAACTCTCGACCGCCCGCTGCCAGCCGGTCCCCGGTTCTGAACCGTGGTAGGGGCTGCATGCGTACGCGAGCATCAGCACCCGCTTGCGATTCTGACCAGGATCAGCTGTCAGGCCGCCCCGCTCCGTCCTGGTCATCGGTTAGGGTCCCCCAAAGACCCAGTTGGTGCCCGACAACGGTCGGAGGTTTTCTTTGGAGCAGCAAGAGCCCAAGACGGCCGCCCCATGCCCCCCGCAACTGTCAGGAGACGAGCCGGATTGCCCACCGGCGAGAGTCATCCGAGTCCTCTCTTCGAGTGGGTCTTGTCCTGACAGTGGCTGTTGCGCGTCGCTGCAGCAGCATCCGACGAATACGATGCCCCGGCAAGCACCAACAACGGGTGCATGAACCAGACACCGTAGATGATCGGGTTGTCAGTGTACGCTACCACCAGAAGCACGAGGAACCCCAGAATCGCCGCGCTTCTGATCGCGGCTCGCGCATCCTTTCGAGTCCTCAGGTCCACCCACAGGCTGACGAGTTGGCGGATCACTCCATAAGAAAAGCAGAGCAATCCCAGAGTGCCTTGCTCGAGCAGTATTCGAAGATAGTCGTTGTGCGGCTGGGTGATGTTGTCAGCCCCCCAAACCTCCTCGACAAAGCCCATCGCGCTTCCCGAGCCTGAACCGATCCATGGCCGTCTTCTGACGTCTTCGATGAGTTCCGGCCAGGCCTCGCGGCGGCCTGCCGCCAGGTACTCACCCCGCTTGACATCGGCGATCGTTCCTCGATCATCTCCAAAGAACCGCTCCTGGAACACCGGCGTGTAAAAGAGCGCGATTCCTAGACTGACAACTGCGGCGCCAATGGCAAACCTCGGCCAGACTCGCCGGAATCCTGGCATCAATAGCCACTCTAGCAGCAGCGCGAGCGTTGCGATGCGACTACCGGTAAGGCCTGTAATGAGCAAGCATCCCAGCCAACCGAAAACTGCTGTTCGAGGCTTATCCCTGACCTGGGCAATGAACACGCAACCCACAAGCGCAGCGGTCAGCGCCATCGGTCTCACGAGAACATGGGCACTCGCGAGGAAGTAGAGCACAGTTGCCGCCAAGAGGATGAAAAGGCAATGGGTGAAACCTCTCATCAGCGCGTCCATGTCGCGCTTGGTATGAATGGACTTGGAGGCGATCGGCGCGATGACGAACGGCGTCACGATTTGGAGGGCGTCTTGGAGTTGCCATCGGCCGATCTCGTCCGCCCACAAGATGCTGAGCAACACCACTGCTATCCAGGGAATCCAGTAACTGATCGGAAACCGGCTTGGTGTCCGATCGACGAGGTACACAAGCGGAGCCAAGGCCAGCATCACCACGAACACCCAACCCGTCAGCCTGAAGCCCCCAATCTCCGGGCCACCAAAGCAGGCAAATCCTGCCACGTACGGCACACTTAAGACGTAGACGAGTCCCAGCCTCACGTCTTCCCCCACATCGGGCGATTGCACCGCGGTTTCATCGGTCGGTGGGCTTCGGAATCCCGTGCGTAGTCTACATTGTCCAGGCCGTTGGACATGAACGCCCGTTCAAGGCCGTCGCCGCAAGCTCCCTAATCCCCCTTGCGTCTCGTGGTCTCGGGATTGAAAGCAACGAACCTGTCCCCGGATCCTCATCGTTGAACGAACTCGTCGATGATCCCACGGCGCCTGTGCCGGTGCGATAATGCTCGGGTGCGGATTCTTCTGGTTCATGACAGGTACCAGAATCGCGGCGGCGAGGACCTGGTCTTTGAGGCCGAGAAGGGCCTCCTCGAACGCGCCCGGCACGAGGTTCTGGTCTACGAACGCCACAATGACGAGATCAGCGATTACTCGACCTGGCGCCGCGCAGACCTGCTGCGACGGGCGGTGTGGGCCACCGACAGCGCTGGTTCGATCCGGAAGATCCTGGTCCAGAGCCGCCCGCAGGTCGTGCACTTCTACAACACATTCCCGCTGATCTCACCAGCCGCCTACTACGCGTGTGAAGCCGAAGGTGTCCCCGTCGTCCAGACCCTCTCGAACTACCGTCTGATATGTCCCGGCGCACATCTCCTCCGAGACGGTCGGGTGTGCGAGCTCTGCGTTGGCAGGACCATCGCCTGGGATGCACTTCGGTACGGATGCTACAGGGAATCGCGGGCGCAAACCGCAGTCGTCACCGGGATGCTCTCGTTCCACAGTCTCGTCGGCACGTGGAAGAAGTGCGTGCACACGTTCATCGCCCTCACCGAGTTCTCCCGTCAGAAGTTCATCGACGGGGGCCTCCCGAAGGACAGAATCGCCGTCAAACCCAACTTTCTGTACCCGGATCCCGGACCGCGCGCCGATGACGCAGGGTATGCCCTGTTCCTAGGTCGACTCTCTGAGGAAAAGGGCATCGCCACGCTTCTTCAGGCGTGGGAAACCCTCCCCGACATCCCGCTCAAAGTGGTGGGAGATGGGCCGTTGGCTTCCATGGTCAATGACGCCCACGGGCGGGCGGCAGGAGCCGGGATCGAGGTGGTGGGATGGCGATCGCGGCCAGAGGTCATCGGTCTGCTGAGCCATGCCAGCTTCCTCGTCCTGCCGTCTCTGTGCTACGAGGCCTTTCCTCTGACCCTTGTCGAGGCATTCGCCTGTGGCGTCCCGGTAATAGGGTCACGCCTGGGTGGCATTCAGGAGATCATCAGACATGAGGAGTCCGGTTTGCTGTTCGATCCCGCCGATGCTACGGCGTTGGCCGATGCCGCCAGGCGTCTCTGGGGTGACGCGACGCTGCGATCATTCCTGGGTAATGGAGCACGAGCCCAGTTCGAAGCGTTGTACACAGCTGAGCGGAACTACTCGATGTTAATCGGGATTCTCGAGAGCGCCGCCTCATGATGAGGCGGAACAGCCTTGTGACACACATCAAGGGACATCCATTCTCGCGCAGTTCTGCAAGACCGGGTTTCCCGCACTGTCCCAGGAATGTCCATGGTGGTGTTGTCGAACCTCGAATTCACCGGATCCTCATGGCCCGCTCACCTTTTTTCTGAACGACCGGTGAAGTGCCCCGAAATGCCCATACGCAATCGACGAGCATGGATGATTGCCGGGTTCGGCACCCACGGTCGATTCCATTTCTGGAGGAGCACGGGGCTTGAGGCTTTGGGGTCCGCGCGCTCCCCGGCCTGTCGGCCATCTCAACCCGGTGTTGGGGTGGGCCTTCGAACGGGATTCGGGTCTGACCTTGGTGCCGTGGTGAGCCGTTCGAGCGCGCCCATGTCGATACGACGGCCTTGCGGGCGATGTGTACCCAACCGGTCCTCGGGCATCTGCAGGAGGCCTCTCCCTCGGTCGAT
Proteins encoded in this window:
- a CDS encoding glycosyltransferase family 2 protein yields the protein MCDVSIVIVNWNTRDLLVGLLRSIEDHCGSLRVETIVVDNGSSDGSVEAVRGEFPRVKLIVNGENLGFARASNIGIRECHGRYISLINSDVVIMPGCIEALKELLDKQPDIGIAGPRILGPDGTPQVSCGDLPNPRGALCDAVLPLGVVRKSGFLGRILGVERNYSGPTDVQMLSGCFWFVRREAVDQVGLLDERFFIYSEDCDWCKRFHDNQWRVVFSPASEAIHLGEGSSSIAPIRFYLEMQKARFAYWEKHHGFLGKAYYGVMLVLHEVIRLGAGSVLYVVDAGARPRHGALVVRSVSCLLWLFHLREGR
- a CDS encoding SGNH/GDSL hydrolase family protein, with protein sequence MLDLARAECSIANSIALKTDGALARDMQICRIHCYDDCLVCSLDKGAVKRHLKRLAALTLGFVIGCLVIELVLRVHNPLESRIRGDKVVLPVDKRYILFNRDIPGIPAEIVHTKNSLGFRGPEIPSEDFEATLSVIAVGGSTTECVYLPDGDDWPAVLADLLKPQFPRVWINNAGFEGHSTFGHVVLMDDYIARIRPKVVLFLIGQNEVANTGVTGFEASRVRGRILFSSFRAFAKSLSAHSELGSLLLNLYRVGRARFLGLPHEVLDWTSLKTTVYPESNLDAMIAEHSQRYLPLYEKRLRRLISSCAAAGVFPVFITQPTLFGPGVDPVTHLDLAALQVEGLSGYAHWKILESYNDVTRRIGMECDVPVVDLAADMPRSSLYYYDSVHYTVAGSKEVATCIARRLIPILLTRFPEYVDAATTHEPPPQ
- a CDS encoding glycosyltransferase, translating into MTVVMPAYNAERWIAEAIDSVIRQSLPSWELIVVDDGSRDNTRREVQGYRDPRISMLTRADTAPTLGNKGPSHARNLGINAARGEYIALLDADDWYERNHLELATRFLQEHPECSLVATNYFFVRDDGKRELGMRPGEVLGRAGSGVIDDFFDFPKHNRTFPITCGAVFRRGLIPQLGGFDETFRIAQDMEFWIRWALRSTFGYIDEPTCCYRVDIPGSNRKNLGLSIQMRRMVWQKLTAAEDRSNPRWRSYARFRSHSLFRLTAKAVATGHFEEARLMAGAWPDSPAHLHWWFGKTLALMPRALQRIVHATIGQLSFVKKQYA
- a CDS encoding glycosyltransferase is translated as MLAYACSPYHGSEPGTGWQRAVESSKHFDTWVICEQGEFEPDIRRFEREHGPLPGLHFRFVAKTRFESLLGRIPGLYYVGYNLWHRRAYRAALELHRRVGFDLTHQANMCGFREPGYLWKLPPPFVWGPVGGTQDYPWRFLRGAGWPGAARELTRSIVNRAQLRFSRSVRAAAKRAAVIMAANSQNQRDFARVHGVTPELFLEIGVRSVKDRGPRGNASGTLKLLWSGEFKAHKALHLLIAALKKVPASIPYELRILGDGPLENRWKRLARIQGIESHCRWLGWLSLPEAMAQYDWADLLVFTSLRDTAGTVVLEALSRGVPVVCLDHQGAGDIVTPACGVKIPVARPGQVVDDLSDALISLAQHPERLDTLSRGASMRAEEYLWSRHGQRLAGIYRRVLEDNVYAGNAAQEGGGMAEPSSADLPGAGERLQ
- a CDS encoding O-antigen ligase family protein, producing MRLGLVYVLSVPYVAGFACFGGPEIGGFRLTGWVFVVMLALAPLVYLVDRTPSRFPISYWIPWIAVVLLSILWADEIGRWQLQDALQIVTPFVIAPIASKSIHTKRDMDALMRGFTHCLFILLAATVLYFLASAHVLVRPMALTAALVGCVFIAQVRDKPRTAVFGWLGCLLITGLTGSRIATLALLLEWLLMPGFRRVWPRFAIGAAVVSLGIALFYTPVFQERFFGDDRGTIADVKRGEYLAAGRREAWPELIEDVRRRPWIGSGSGSAMGFVEEVWGADNITQPHNDYLRILLEQGTLGLLCFSYGVIRQLVSLWVDLRTRKDARAAIRSAAILGFLVLLVVAYTDNPIIYGVWFMHPLLVLAGASYSSDAAAATRNSHCQDKTHSKRGLG
- a CDS encoding glycosyltransferase family 4 protein, coding for MRILLVHDRYQNRGGEDLVFEAEKGLLERARHEVLVYERHNDEISDYSTWRRADLLRRAVWATDSAGSIRKILVQSRPQVVHFYNTFPLISPAAYYACEAEGVPVVQTLSNYRLICPGAHLLRDGRVCELCVGRTIAWDALRYGCYRESRAQTAVVTGMLSFHSLVGTWKKCVHTFIALTEFSRQKFIDGGLPKDRIAVKPNFLYPDPGPRADDAGYALFLGRLSEEKGIATLLQAWETLPDIPLKVVGDGPLASMVNDAHGRAAGAGIEVVGWRSRPEVIGLLSHASFLVLPSLCYEAFPLTLVEAFACGVPVIGSRLGGIQEIIRHEESGLLFDPADATALADAARRLWGDATLRSFLGNGARAQFEALYTAERNYSMLIGILESAAS